A genomic stretch from Desulfurococcaceae archaeon MEX13E-LK6-19 includes:
- the cdd gene encoding cytidine deaminase, with translation MASNVSVEKIDFLIKEAEKVLPNSYAPYSNIHVASAILTDNGNIYLGVNVENSSYGLTICAERSAIASMVTNGERKPVVVVIVTDYHEPIPPCGACRQVIAEFNKDAMIVMYSIKSKKKIITSLTKLYPDPFKLTK, from the coding sequence ATGGCATCCAATGTTAGCGTTGAAAAAATAGATTTTTTGATTAAAGAAGCTGAGAAAGTTCTTCCAAACAGTTATGCACCATACAGTAATATACATGTAGCCTCAGCTATACTAACCGATAATGGTAACATCTACTTAGGCGTCAACGTAGAGAATAGTAGCTATGGTCTAACTATTTGTGCAGAAAGATCAGCTATAGCCTCAATGGTTACAAACGGCGAGAGAAAACCTGTAGTCGTCGTTATTGTGACAGATTATCATGAACCAATACCTCCATGCGGAGCATGTAGACAAGTAATAGCTGAGTTCAACAAAGACGCCATGATAGTGATGTATAGTATTAAATCAAAGAAGAAGATCATAACAAGTCTTACAAAACTCTATCCAGACCCATTCAAATTAACTAAATGA
- a CDS encoding indolepyruvate oxidoreductase subunit beta gives MPRYNILLAGVGGQGLLTLGSIIGNAAIEEGIDATIAETHGLSQRGGSLVVHVRLGDGSSPLIPHGGANLIIGLEALETLRYLNYANKDTKIVMNEFLWPPPLSKTPKLEDIIKAISSSARLYVVNANEEAKKVTGLIVTANTLILGFAYMIDKDLQSLLSEKSLEKGLERVFRGKALELNRKALKAGMELAKKTI, from the coding sequence TTGCCCAGATATAATATCCTCCTAGCTGGCGTTGGAGGGCAAGGACTCTTAACCCTAGGCAGTATCATCGGGAACGCTGCAATAGAAGAGGGCATCGACGCAACCATTGCTGAAACCCATGGTCTAAGCCAGAGAGGAGGAAGCCTAGTAGTTCACGTTAGGCTCGGCGATGGATCATCTCCATTAATTCCGCACGGCGGCGCAAACTTGATTATAGGACTTGAAGCTCTTGAAACACTACGCTACCTCAACTATGCAAATAAAGACACAAAAATTGTTATGAACGAGTTCCTTTGGCCACCACCACTTTCGAAAACGCCGAAACTAGAAGACATAATTAAAGCCATAAGTTCTTCGGCACGATTGTATGTTGTCAATGCTAACGAAGAAGCAAAGAAGGTTACAGGACTTATTGTAACCGCTAATACATTGATACTAGGTTTCGCATATATGATTGATAAAGATCTACAGTCATTATTAAGTGAAAAATCTCTAGAAAAGGGTCTTGAGCGAGTATTTAGAGGAAAAGCTCTCGAGCTCAACAGGAAAGCATTGAAGGCAGGTATGGAACTAGCTAAGAAAACAATATAG